A window of Bufo gargarizans isolate SCDJY-AF-19 chromosome 9, ASM1485885v1, whole genome shotgun sequence contains these coding sequences:
- the TRAPPC6A gene encoding trafficking protein particle complex subunit 6A → MADETLFALLHVEMISHAHKSAGQDDEDQGKHIRILEGMGFRVGQGLIERLTKDSPSFKDDLDTIKFICKDFWTIVFKKQIDNLRTNHQGTYVLQDNRFQLLTQISCSKQYLEEAPKFLAYTCGLIKGGLSNLGISCTVSAEVPVMPTCKFHVVISKN, encoded by the exons ATGGCGGACGAGACCTTATTCGCACTGTTACATGTGGAGATGATCTCTCATGCTCATAAGAGCGCTGGGCAGGATGATGAG GATCAAGGGAAACACATCAGGATCTTGGAAGGGATGGGATTCCGTGTGGGTCAAGGACTGATTGAAAG GCTGACCAAGGACAGTCCATCTTTCAAGGATGACCTGGATACTATTAAATTTATTTGTAAAGACTTTTGGACCATCGTTTTCAAGAAGCAGATTGATAATCTGAGAACAAACCATCAG GGTACATATGTCTTACAAGACAACAGATTCCAGCTTCTGACTCAGATCTCCTGCAGTAAACAATATCTAGAGGAAGCACCAAAG TTTCTGGCTTACACTTGTGGACTCATCAAAGGTGGACTCTCAAATCTAGGAATCAGCTGCACTGTCTCTGCTGAGGTTCCTGTGATGCCGACAT GTAAATTCCATGTTGTCATCTCCAAGaactaa
- the LOC122946422 gene encoding NTPase KAP family P-loop domain-containing protein 1-like, with amino-acid sequence MVCPGFETKDDIYCYSLAKALYYAVSPLTVGFYAPWGRRKGFLLNKVESYLCIEGWKKDRLEEERTGLRIRKCTGKDLIKLIFLMTFYHPVITETHKQRTNIHYCFIRFSAWEFAGSDQLWAGLVTTLCDGIENCFGLAPISIYRAVSGKTKIIDAPLKQEWVSKKFLCLPLWVAILLAIFIAVAVGASILIFGFPLGDLSGNMLAAAQGVGSSVVGISLIIALKVGITVVKNVIVTQKGTVQQKMNRTDMSSQLGFMSDVKKEVKTITSYLQLMEVFQRQKIRVVLEITNLDKCMPDKVVGVLNAMNILLSDANAPFISILSVDPSIIVECVESSDLLKGMANNGYEFLNRIITLPFCIPKMDCDTKLSLLRSTIEGTDEEQEQKTPNTGVNTVDMPTAVRGSYELEPNSSFLDKGPSAKNLIDEALGYFFQEHMHEYITDNAVHIKRMVNTITITIRLMIREVPKSQIQPRKVTEWVLLATHWPCRLSWILQCIEDEQQNISLGGQQTDSSYSRTFLWDVLEKTLEELNAIKTSLKQLLELDGDPEIFQHLLRENLTVEDANFFLPFTVNLDHSIKRKMELLRGSNSMWESKKSNRLTVNSLLNMSVDEVCEEMNKLGFGEENVQMYKQKIKDHNLNGKALVYSDINEIKNVMEMGLGDWTLFSVYFFGALPSASTAPATAPVIGKQEAP; translated from the exons CGTACCTTTGTATTGAAGGATGGAAGAAGGATCGACTAGAAGAAGAGAGAACTGGACTGAGGATAAGAAAATGCACAGGAAAAGACCTCATCAAACTCATCTTTCTTATGACATTTTACCATCCAGTAATCACAGAAACACACAAGCAGCGAACGAATATACATTATTGCTTCATCCGCTTTAGTGCATGGGAGTTCGCTGGTAGTGACCAGCTTTGGGCTGGGCTAGTTACCACACTTTGTGATGGTATTGAAAACTGTTTTGGGCTGGCACCTATTAGCATTTATAGAGCAGTAAGTGGAAAAACTAAAATCATAGATGCTCCACTCAAACAGGAATGGGTTAGTAAGAAATTCCTATGTCTCCCACTTTGGGTTGCTATTCTGTTGGCGATCTTTATTGCAGTTGCAGTGGGTGCTTCAATCCTGATTTTTGGCTTTCCATTGGGTGATCTCTCAGGAAATATGTTAGCTGCCGCTCAAGGTGTTGGGTCATCTGTGGTTGGCATATCTTTGATAATAGCACTAAAAGTAGGTATTACGGTGGTCAAAAATGTCATTGTCACTCAGAAGGGTACAGTGCAACAAAAAATGAATAGAACAGATATGAGCTCCCAGTTGGGTTTCATGAGTGATGTGAAGAAGGAGGTTAAAACcatcaccagttacctccaactCATGGAAGTCTTCCAAAGGCAAAAAATTAGAGTCGTCCTTGAGATCACCAACTTAGACAAATGCATGCCGGACAAAGTGGTTGGTGTTCTAAATGCCATGAATATCCTCCTCTCTGATGCAAATGCCCCATTTATTTCCATTTTGTCTGTGGATCCAAGTATCATTGTAGAATGTGTCGAAAGCTCTGACCTCTTGAAAGGTATGGCCAACAATGGCTATGAGTTCTTAAACCGCATAATAACATTACCTTTTTGTATCCCGAAAATGGACTGTGACACAAAATTATCATTGCTAAGGAGTACTATTGAAGGGACAGATGAAGAACAAGAACAAAAAACCCCGAACACAGGTGTTAATACTGTTGATATGCCAACAGCAGTAAGAGGTTCATATGAGCTGGAGCCCAACAGCTCCTTCCTAGATAAAGGACCAAGCGCAAAAAATTTAATAGATGAAGCCCTTGGGTATTTTTTTCAGGAGCATATGCATGAGTATATTACTGACAATGCTGTTCATATCAAAAGGATGGTAAATACTATCACCATAACCATCAGACTGATGATCCGGGAAGTACCAAAAAGCCAAATACAACCTCGCAAAGTTACAGAATGGGTGCTCCTGGCAACCCACTGGCCATGTCGGCTCAGCTGGATATTGCAGTGCATTGAGGACGAGCAACAAAATATTTCCCTGGGAGGACAACAAACTGACTCTTCATACTCCAGAACGTTCCTTTGGGATGTTTTAGAGAAGACTTTGGAGGAACTGAACGCCATAAAGACAAGTCTGAAACAACTACTGGAGTTGGATGgtgatccagagatcttccaacATTTATTACGTGAAAACTTGACTGTAGAAGATGCCAACTTCTTTCTGCCATTTACTGTTAATTTAGACCACTCCATTAAAAGAAAAATGGAACTGCTAAGAGGCAGTAATAGCATGTGGGAATCCAAAAAGAGCAACCGACTTACCGTAAACTCTCTGCTGAACATGAGTGTGGATGAGGTGTGCGAAGAG ATGAACAAACTTGGTTTTGGAGAAGAGAACGTCCAAATGTACAAGCAGAAGATTAAGGACCACAACTTGAATGGCAAAGCACTTGTCTACAGTGATATTAATGAGATAAAAAATGTGATGGAAATGGGTCTCGGAGACTGGACATTGTTCAGTGTGTACTTCTTTGGGGCTCTTCCGTCAGCTTCTACCGCCCCTGCAACTGCCCCAGTTATTGGAAAGCAAGAGGCGCCATAA
- the BLOC1S3 gene encoding biogenesis of lysosome-related organelles complex 1 subunit 3: MSSQGFQTVIKGEASETDDEEEMYVTSVPARSFSGTCGVKIQGEASETDEDDDEGIGKNKAPSKSLEEDLPPLVVIRNDGGGSPVGFEEKPIVNIQQPGRYSTLLQQKLLESNARLYHDVNNTIRQVYHTTTNEIRTLTGQLSNSQNGIINASHNIRLALEDLKGVSEKIDIITSCNLLPDIKI; encoded by the coding sequence ATGTCTTCTCAAGGATTTCAAACAGTCATAAAGGGGGAAGCTTCTGAGACCGATGATGAAGAAGAGATGTATGTGACTTCTGTCCCCGCTAGGTCGTTCTCTGGTACATGCGGTGTAAAAATCCAAGGAGAAGCTTCAGAGACTGACGAAGACGATGATGAAGGTATTGGGAAAAATAAGGCTCCTTCCAAGAGTTTAGAGGAGGACCTTCCTCCTCTAGTAGTCATCAGAAATGACGGAGGAGGTTCTCCAGTTGGCTTTGAAGAAAAGCCTATAGTCAATATACAGCAGCCTGGACGCTACAGCACATTACTGCAGCAAAAACTCTTGGAAAGCAATGCTCGTCTTTACCATGACGTCAACAACACCATCCGGCAAGTCTACCATACGACCACAAACGAGATCCGGACGCTGACCGGTCAACTGAGCAACTCCCAGAATGGGATCATTAATGCGTCCCACAACATTCGACTCGCCCTGGAGGACTTGAAAGGGGTGTCTGAGAAGATCGACATAATAACCAGCTGTAATTTACTTCCCGATATAAAGATCTAa